TTAAGATTTTGAACTTCATTTGCTAATTTTCCGTATTTGATTCTAATAATTATGATTACTTGATAATGATGTTCCTGtttcttattttgtttaattttatttttggtgtCCAGCTTCAAATGACTGTTCGCTCCGGCTCACTCTTAATTTGCCTTCTGATTTCGTTGTTCTTCACAATCAGGTAACCAGTTAACTTAGGGTTTTAATTCGTTTGTCCATCGCTAATTCGCTATCAAAGATTACGAAATTTATTGTAATTTGCAATTTGTACGAGTTTAAATTTTGTGATTTAACTGTATTTTGTATCAGCTATTTTATACGCTAAGTACTTCTGTTATGGAAATGTAGTTCTTCAAGCAATGAAAGCAGAGAGGAGAATACACTGGCTATGATAAAGCCAGATGGATTATTAGGTAATTATACCGAAAGGATAAAAGAGATGATTGTGCGATCTGGTTTCAATATTGCTAAGGAAATCGTTACCCAACTTGACGAAGACCATGCTTCAACGTTTTATGCCGAGCACTCTTCCAGGAGCTTCTTTCCGAATCTTATAAAATACATGACAAGGTATATTCAGTTTTGTCGTGTTGATTAATAATTTGGAGTAATTGGATTATACATTTGGAGTTACATTATTAAGGTTTATAGGTTGAAAGCAAATTATAGTTATGAATTGTATAGTTTAGTTAGATACATGGTAATGAATCTCGTGCTTTCACTTATTCAAGTTGTATGATTATATGTCTCTTGTCATATTAGCATATGACTGCATTTATAATTCTGCATGTTGATGTGAATACTATGGTAGAATGGAAAGTTGCCATCATCGTTTTCCTTTGTATTATGTTGGATACTATTGATGTATGCATTTTTCAGTGGTCCCGTGTTGGCTATGGTATTGAAGAAAGAAAATGCGGTTGTAGATTGGCGTGCTCTGATTGGACCAACTGATGCACATAAAGCTAAGATTACACATCCTGACAGGTTATTTGTGTCCTATTATTGTAGTTTCTTTACATAAGCTCCTGTGTTTcattttttggtgttttttacTAGTTACTAACTTACTACTTAGCTGTTTGCTGATTTCTATTGATTGTTTAATCTGGCAATTTTCAGCATCAGAGCACTGTGTGGGCTGGACTCAGAAAAGAACTGTGTTCATGGCTCAGACTCATTGGAATCAGCTCAAAGAGAAATCTCCTTTTTCTTTGGAGAGATATACTCAGGTCGGTATtgttttctttggatttttctATTTGTCGTGGCAATTTTTTCTGTGATGATATTAACAGTTTCTTGTTCTGTCAAAATGATAAAACTTTGTGGAAACTCAGCCCTTTACAAATCAGTATGGTTAACTATTAATGTTTCTTGTCAATGCCTATATCTAATTTGTTACATAGTTCTTTAGGCATCAAATTGAACATCAGACCTGTTTTGATACTTTTGGATGATACATACAGTCTGGATTAAAGAATCCTTGTCATCCCAGCGATATGCATGCACTATAAATCAGTAAAATTGTTGCTAATTCTCTCTAGTTAACCTCTAATACATTATCATGGAATTTGAGTGCTGTATGAATACTTTATTCAGACCATCTAATATTTCAAACCTAGTATATGGCTGCCCTGAGtttatgacaaacgttatgTTAACTCTTAGGAAATGACTAAATTTGTTAACTTGTAAACTTCTAGTCACTGTCCTGACTGTTGGTAGTAATTTGTTGCTTGAATCGCCAAGTGCAAACTATTGGA
This window of the Mercurialis annua linkage group LG5, ddMerAnnu1.2, whole genome shotgun sequence genome carries:
- the LOC126682292 gene encoding probable nucleoside diphosphate kinase 5 codes for the protein MTVRSGSLLICLLISLFFTISSSSNESREENTLAMIKPDGLLGNYTERIKEMIVRSGFNIAKEIVTQLDEDHASTFYAEHSSRSFFPNLIKYMTSGPVLAMVLKKENAVVDWRALIGPTDAHKAKITHPDSIRALCGLDSEKNCVHGSDSLESAQREISFFFGEIYSGEAVGIHDEL